The sequence TTAGGAATTAATTTCATTCCTTCAATACAGTTTTGATTGTAAATTTTGTTAATTTCTATTTTTTTCATTTTTAAATTCAAGACTCTCTTCTAGCTTAATAATGTCGTGGGTGATAACACCTATCAAACAATAAATCATCAATGATTACTTATCAAGTAGATCTTGAAATTCTCCTGTCCTAAATGTAAATCAAAAATTGGAATTCAAAAAACATTCAACAAAAAAATGCATGTTTCTTGTGAAAAATGTGGATTAGAAGATCTGCTTGAATTTTCAAAAAATGCCGATGAAGTCTTTCTAGAATTTCTTTCAAGATTTGACAAAGGACTAGTAACTGAGGGAGGACTATCTGAAGGCCTCAAAGATGAAGGAATTGTGAGAGGAGAAGATGAGATTAAAGAAATGATAGGGAAAAATAATCCAGATAAAATTACTGAAGAAATCCTTTTTTCAAAAAAAGACTATATTTCAGAATACAAGGTTTTAAGCAACCCTGAGCCTAAAATGGGCTGTAAAGTAGAAGAATTAGGACTAGATGAATCAATAACTGAGCATCTCAAGGAACTAAAAATTGATCAATTTTACAAATTTCAAGAAGAGGCCATCAAAGAAATTACATTTGGAGAAAATGTGATAATTGAAGCACCTACAGCATCTGGAAAAACAGAAGCATTTTTGATTCCAGTTATTCAAAGAATTAAAAAAGAAGCTGTAGATGAAAATGTTTTTGCAATTTTTGTATACCCTACAAAAGCATTAGCACGTGATCAGTATCCAAAAATTCAAAAATTTGCAGAAAAAATAGGAGTTAATGTCAAAGTCTTTGACGGAGACACAAAGCAAGAAGAGCGAAGAGAAATAATTGATCATCCTCCTCAAATTCTAATTACAAATTTTGATGTGCTACATTATCACATGTGGCATCAAACAAAATTTTCCTCGTTGTTATCGTCTACTAGAATTCTCATTACAGATGAGGCCCATGTATATTCAGGAATTTTTGGAACAAATGTTCACTATATTATAAAAAGACTAAAAAGAATTTGTACCAATAAATTACAATTTGTAGCAGCATCAGCAACTCTTGATGATGCAAAAGAATTCTGTCAAAAATTATTTGGTGAAAAAATGCAAAAAATTCAAGGCTCAGGTAAAAAAGGAAAAACAGATTTTGTAATGCTTTTCCCATCACTTCGAACACAGAGAGCTCTGATGGTTGAGCTAACAAAGAAACTAACTCAAAAAAATCACAAGACAATGGTTTTTAATAATTCACATCTAAACTCAGAACTTTTAGCAATTCAAGCAAAAAAACAAAAAGTCAACATCAAAGTTCACAGAGCTGGATTAATGGCAAATTACAGAACATCAGTTGAAAGGCAATTCAAAGAAGATCAATTACAAGCAATTTCATGCACTCCCACACTCGAATTAGGCATAGATGTGGGAAATGTGGATTGTGTGATATCATCAACTATTCCAGTAAATAGACTAGTTCAGAGAATAGGGAGAGCTGCTAGAAAAGGTCAAAGAGGATATGCATTTTTGGCATTGGGAAATGATCCAATCTCACAATATTACAAAAATCACCCTGATGATTATTTTGAAGATATTGAAAAAACATACATCGATCCCAAAAATCCCTTTGTTGAAGAATTTCAAATTTTAGCAATGGCATGTGATAGACCCATTTCAAAACATGAATTAAAGGAACATCAAGAAGTGATAGAACAGCATATAATTAATGAAAATCTAAAAGAATTCAACAATAGAATTATTCCAAATTTTGATAAAATCAATTCTATGTTAAGTGAATATAGTATCAGAGGGATTGGTAATTCAATCGATATTTTCCTAGATGGAAAAAAAGTAGGGGATAGAGTATTGCCAATTGCACTAGAAGAACTACACAAAGATGCAATTTATTTTCTAGCAGGTATTCGTTACAAGGTAAAGGAATTTGATTATCCAGAAAAAAACTATGCGAAACTAGAAAGAATTCCAAGGGATTACCCATACTATACAAAATCATTAACAGAAGAATGGCCTACAATTGAAACAGTTTATGAAAGAAGAAAAGCAAATGGAATTGAAGTAGCATTTTGTAAATTGCATGTTGAAAAAAAGGTGTATGGATATGTCAATATCGAGTTAGGGCAAGAAATAACTCAGGGTGAAAAAGTACAACTAGACACACCATTAGAGTATGATTTTGTAACCAAAGGAATTGTATTTCATGCACCAAGGCCGCTCAAAGTAATTGAAGAATCCGAAGATCAGGAATATACTGAAGCTAGTGGATACCATGCAACAGAACATGTAGTAATTGAGGGTAGCAATATGATTACTGGAGGAGTATCTCAAGATTTAGGAGGCATCTCATTAGGGACTTCAGGCTTGATTTTCATCTATGATGGGGCTATTGGAGGCAGTGGAGCTAGTAAAGCCCTCTATGACAGATTTGAAAAGGCACTTGAAAGAAGTATGTTTATCGTAAAAGAATGTCCTTGCAAAAATGAATCAGGATGTCCAAGATGTACTTTCTCATATAGATGTGGAAATAACAATGAATATCTCCACAAATATTCAGCATTAGAAATTTTGGAGAGGATTAATTCGGGAGAAGAAACAGAGTTGATAGATCCTACTGAAGGTGACAAACCCCTAGTATGATTAATCAAAATGGGATAAATATAACAAGAATCTAGAATCAATATGGAAAAAGTAGCTCTTGTCACAGGTAGTTCATCAGGAATCGGATTAGAAACAGCATTATCTTTAGCAAGAGATGGATATTACACATTTGCAAGTATGAGAAATCTTGAAAAAGCAGCAGAATTAGAACATGCTGCAAAAAAAGAAAATCTTCCAATAAAAGTAATTGAATTAGATGTAGATAGCGAACAATCAATTGTTTCTGCAATCAAAAAAGTTGTTTCAGAGGGAGGAAGATTGGATGTATTAGTTAACAATGCAGGATATGGTCAGTTTGGGTGTACAGAAGATCTAACAATAGATGATTTTAGAAAACAATTTGAAACAAATTTCTTCAGCATTGTAAGAATTATTCAAGAGGTTGCCCCAATAATGAGAAAACAAAACTCTGGAAACATTATCAATATCAGTTCAGTTGTAGGAAGAATGGGATTACCAGGATCCCCAGCTTATATCAGTTCAAAATTTGCATTAGAAGGGTTAGGAGAATGTTTGAGATATGAGTTAGGACAGTTTGGAATTAAAACTACAATGATTGAACCAGGAGTTATCAAAACTAATTTTTTTAATTCAATGAAAGTTCCAGAATCAAAAATTGATCCAAAATACAAGACCTTAACTGACAACATTTTAGCTGGTCTTAAAATGATGGTAGAAATGGGAACTGCCCCTTCACAAGTTGCAGATGTAGTAATGAAGGCAATACATGATGATGAAATGTTGCCACGATATGTGGTAGGTACAGATGCAGCCATGTTTATGGAGGCAAAAAAGATGAAAACTGACCTAGAATTTGAGAAATACATGAGTAAAGAGCTATTTCCTTAACTAACATCGTACTTCTACGCTAAATTGATATACAGATAGTATAGAAATTCATCAAAGTCCGCAATTTTAAGGTGAAATGAAATGAAATGGAAAACACTACAACACAATGGAATCTTGTTTCCTCCTGCATATGAGGCTCAAGGAATCAAGATAAAGATCAAAGGGGAGACTGTAAATCTCAATTTAACCCAAGAAGAAATGGTGTATCAATGGGCAAAAAAGAAAGACACCCCATATGCTCAAGATAAAGTATTTCAGAAAAACTTTACAGCAGATTTTGCAAAAACATTAGATTCAAAATTTAAAAAAATATCATATGATGATATTGATTTTTCAAACGCTTACAAAATAGTTGACAAAGAAAAAGACCTCAAAGAGATGATGAGTAAGGAGGAAAAGAAATCCCTTGCTGCAAAAAGAAAAGAATTACGAGAGAAATTAAAAGAAAAATACGGAGTCGCCATCATGGATGGAGAAAAAGTTGAAGTTGGAAATTATATGGCAGAACCACCAGGTATTTTCATTGGACGTGGAGAACATCCACTCCGAGGAAAATGGAAACCACCAGTTACTCCAAAAGATGTTACACTAAATCTTGGAAAAGAAGCCAAAGTACCTGAAGGGAAATGGGGAAAGATAATTCATGACAAAGATTCCATGTGGCTAGCTAGTTGGATGGATTTTCTAACACAAAAAAGAAAATATGTTTGGTTAGCAGATACTGCAGGATTAAAGCAAGGTCGAGACAAAGAAAAATATGAAAAAGCAGTAAAGCTTGCAAATGAAATTGAGAAGATAAAAGATAGAATTGTCAAAGACATGAAAAGTAAGGATCCAAAAATTAGTAGAATTGCTACTGCATGTTATTTGATTTATAGAACTGCAATGAGGGTAGGGGACGAAAAAGATCCAGATGAGGCAGATACAGTAGGTGCTACAACCCTAAGAAAGGAACATATCAAAATTACTGCAAATTCTATAGAGTTTGATTTTCTAGGTAAGGACAGTGTAAGATGGCAAGAAACAGTAGTAGCAGAAGGTCACGATAAACAATTTCATGAAAATCTAAAAAAACTAGTAGAAAAGAAAAAACCAAAAGATGAGATTTTTGATGACATTACATCAAGACATGTCAATGTGTATTATTCCAGCATAGTAAAGGGCCTAACAGCCAAAGTATTCAGAACATATCTTGCAACAAATGTAGTCAAGAACTATCTCGTAGAACATGATAACATGAAAGGAAAATCAGCTACTGAGAAACTATACCATGCAAAATTGGCAAATCTTGAAGCTGCCATGATGTGTAACCACAAGAGAACAATTCCTAAAACGTTTGAGCAATCTCTACAAAAGAAACGAGACACTTTGAAAAAGGCAGAAAAAGATCAAGCATGGAAGAAAACCCAAGAAACACTCAAAAAAGTAGAATCAAGTACTCCCAAAACTGACACTCAAAAGAAAAGTAAAACTAAAAGAATTAAGACATTAAATGAACAAATCAAAAAGCAAAAATCAAAACACAAAGAAAGATTAGAAAAATTAGGATTACAGATTGATTTGTCTGAAAAAACCAAAGATTACAACATTGGAACATCTTTAAGAAATTACATTGATCCTAGAGTCTTCAAGGCATGGACAGATGAAGTTGGGGCCGAATGGGAAAAACTCTACACTTCTGCTTTACAAAAGAAATTCCTATGGGTCAAAAATGAAAATGTCCTCTGGAAGGATATAAAGTAAAATTAGAATCATTTAATTTCCCAAATTTTTGACCTAATATTATGCCGGGGTAGCTCAGCCTGGTTAGAGTGCCAGTTCAATTGGTAAACTCTAACGGTTCTCCAACTAAGGCAATACTCATAATCTGGAGGTCGCGAGTTCGAAACTCGCCCCCGGCACACATAATTCAGTTAGAAACCCTCACTTTGACCATCAAAACTATGCAGAACTAGGCAGTTTTTGTAGGGTATCAAACTAATTTTACGATACTCTTTGAGAGTTTGAAATTCAACTCTACGTTGATTCATCTAATTATTTTTAGGGTGAAATGGTGTAGGTAAACGTGAATATTAGATTAATTTTTTGAGTACATTAAATGCCATGCTATGTCTTTCAGGAGTAATCCATAATCTTTTGTAGATCTGAAAATCAGTTTCAAGTACAATGGCTTTTGTTTTTGTAGGTCTTGTTGCATCAAAATGAAACCAGTCTTTAAAATTATTAGAGCCTGAAATTCTTAATCTGCCTGAAAATAACCCCATTTTCTTCTCAGAAATTTTTCGGACATGAGATAGCTTGACATCTTTCTTACCCCAAGGCAAACACCAAGATTTGAAATGAATCTTATCATCAAAAATTTGTATGTGTTTATCATTGTAAAGAGATGTTTTGGACATGAATTATTACAAATAATTATACATTTTAAACTATTCTACATGAACTACACTACCCTTCACAACAGTAAACAAATACCATAGAGGTAAAGTCAAGAACAAATTATTCAAACTGTTGTGAATTTTTTATTTTGTTCAACATATTTTTATCCTCTAAATTTTCCTCACAATAATTATTTGTGAATTAGTTTCTGCATGAAACTCTAACTCATTTCCACGAACTAAATCACCATTAGTGACTTTTTGTCCATTTAGTGTTCCTTTACCTAGAGTAACATATGCAATAAACTCACCATCAATTGATACAGTTTGTTTTGCATCAACTAGTCCAACATCAAGTATTGTTTTACTAGCAAATGTGTCATCTTGATTCTCATCCCCACCATAAACACGAATAATTTTTCCTTGTTGTAAAGAATATGATTTGTATCCTGCAGGCTCTCCAGATTTTTCAGGAGTAATCCACAACTGAATCATCCTGTTTTCTTTATCATCAGGATTTACTTCATTGTGTAGGAATCCTTCACCACCTGCACGTTGGACCTGGACTTGATTTGCCTCAATTATACTCCCTTCTTCTAATGATCCTTTATGGGAAATTCGTCCATCAACAATTACTGAGATTACATCAATTTCCTTGTGAGGATGCAAATGTGTTTCTCCATTTGGAATAAATTTTGCATCAGCTAGATATACAAAATTTCCAATTCCAGACCATGCTTTAGTGTCATTATTTCCAAAAACTCTAGGATCTACTACTAGACGATGCTCACGTATTCCTGCAAAACCTCCCAGTTTAAGATCATCTCTATGCAATACTTGTAATGTCATCACGATAACCTCCCAATTTCTAATTGAGATATCAGAACATCCAATATTATGCCATTTTTGAGGCTAATTTTCTTTTGATTTTGTATTTTATTACTATACATAGTATAGTTAGTATACTAAAGACTATATTAACAGAGTAGTGAAATTATAGATATCAACTTTCCATAAGGTAAGTTACTAATTTTTAGTAACTATAATAAAGTAAGTATAAATACGATTACTCTAAAAACAAAACATGACAGCAGATGAGCCAACTAGTGTAATGGATTGTTGTTCTTCAACTGATATGATGAAGTGCTGTCCAATTGATAACACGTTTAAAATTATTGGGAAAAAATTTACTATTCACATTATTCGTAACATGGCAATAATGGGACATTCTAGATTCAATCAATTATTAGACAGTATTGAAGATGCGAATCCAAAAACATTGTCTGCAAGATTAAAAGAAATGGAAAAAGCAAAACTCATCACACGTACCGTATATGATGAAGTTCCAATCAAAGTAGAATACCAATTAACGAAGAAAGGAGAAGATTTGAAAGGTATACTAGGGCAGATGGCAGCTTTTTCAATGAAACACTATGCAAAAGAAGTTTTCAAGGATGGAAAGCCACGTAAATTAAAACAAGTATTTAAAAAATCAATGATTGCTTTAAATTAATTTCTAGATCTAGTTCTAAGTTTTGCATGACAACATGGACATCTTATCTCTAAAGTTTTTACAAATAAAGAACAGTTAGTACATCTCTTGTAACCAGAAGAATATTTTAATCCGTTAGCTATTTTTTCTCCAGTGTATCTTACACAGATTCCTTTACAAACTTGACCCATAATAATACTAAAACTACAAAGAAGTTAAGTTGTATAGTAACCAAAAGGAAAGTTGATTTCTATTTGTTCACTTTCTATTATAAATATACAAATGATATTCACTTACATAAGGTAAGTTAGATGAGTATGACAA comes from Nitrosopumilus oxyclinae and encodes:
- a CDS encoding DEAD/DEAH box helicase gives rise to the protein MKFSCPKCKSKIGIQKTFNKKMHVSCEKCGLEDLLEFSKNADEVFLEFLSRFDKGLVTEGGLSEGLKDEGIVRGEDEIKEMIGKNNPDKITEEILFSKKDYISEYKVLSNPEPKMGCKVEELGLDESITEHLKELKIDQFYKFQEEAIKEITFGENVIIEAPTASGKTEAFLIPVIQRIKKEAVDENVFAIFVYPTKALARDQYPKIQKFAEKIGVNVKVFDGDTKQEERREIIDHPPQILITNFDVLHYHMWHQTKFSSLLSSTRILITDEAHVYSGIFGTNVHYIIKRLKRICTNKLQFVAASATLDDAKEFCQKLFGEKMQKIQGSGKKGKTDFVMLFPSLRTQRALMVELTKKLTQKNHKTMVFNNSHLNSELLAIQAKKQKVNIKVHRAGLMANYRTSVERQFKEDQLQAISCTPTLELGIDVGNVDCVISSTIPVNRLVQRIGRAARKGQRGYAFLALGNDPISQYYKNHPDDYFEDIEKTYIDPKNPFVEEFQILAMACDRPISKHELKEHQEVIEQHIINENLKEFNNRIIPNFDKINSMLSEYSIRGIGNSIDIFLDGKKVGDRVLPIALEELHKDAIYFLAGIRYKVKEFDYPEKNYAKLERIPRDYPYYTKSLTEEWPTIETVYERRKANGIEVAFCKLHVEKKVYGYVNIELGQEITQGEKVQLDTPLEYDFVTKGIVFHAPRPLKVIEESEDQEYTEASGYHATEHVVIEGSNMITGGVSQDLGGISLGTSGLIFIYDGAIGGSGASKALYDRFEKALERSMFIVKECPCKNESGCPRCTFSYRCGNNNEYLHKYSALEILERINSGEETELIDPTEGDKPLV
- a CDS encoding winged helix-turn-helix transcriptional regulator, producing the protein MTADEPTSVMDCCSSTDMMKCCPIDNTFKIIGKKFTIHIIRNMAIMGHSRFNQLLDSIEDANPKTLSARLKEMEKAKLITRTVYDEVPIKVEYQLTKKGEDLKGILGQMAAFSMKHYAKEVFKDGKPRKLKQVFKKSMIALN
- a CDS encoding SDR family oxidoreductase; translated protein: MEKVALVTGSSSGIGLETALSLARDGYYTFASMRNLEKAAELEHAAKKENLPIKVIELDVDSEQSIVSAIKKVVSEGGRLDVLVNNAGYGQFGCTEDLTIDDFRKQFETNFFSIVRIIQEVAPIMRKQNSGNIINISSVVGRMGLPGSPAYISSKFALEGLGECLRYELGQFGIKTTMIEPGVIKTNFFNSMKVPESKIDPKYKTLTDNILAGLKMMVEMGTAPSQVADVVMKAIHDDEMLPRYVVGTDAAMFMEAKKMKTDLEFEKYMSKELFP
- a CDS encoding DNA topoisomerase I, whose amino-acid sequence is MKWKTLQHNGILFPPAYEAQGIKIKIKGETVNLNLTQEEMVYQWAKKKDTPYAQDKVFQKNFTADFAKTLDSKFKKISYDDIDFSNAYKIVDKEKDLKEMMSKEEKKSLAAKRKELREKLKEKYGVAIMDGEKVEVGNYMAEPPGIFIGRGEHPLRGKWKPPVTPKDVTLNLGKEAKVPEGKWGKIIHDKDSMWLASWMDFLTQKRKYVWLADTAGLKQGRDKEKYEKAVKLANEIEKIKDRIVKDMKSKDPKISRIATACYLIYRTAMRVGDEKDPDEADTVGATTLRKEHIKITANSIEFDFLGKDSVRWQETVVAEGHDKQFHENLKKLVEKKKPKDEIFDDITSRHVNVYYSSIVKGLTAKVFRTYLATNVVKNYLVEHDNMKGKSATEKLYHAKLANLEAAMMCNHKRTIPKTFEQSLQKKRDTLKKAEKDQAWKKTQETLKKVESSTPKTDTQKKSKTKRIKTLNEQIKKQKSKHKERLEKLGLQIDLSEKTKDYNIGTSLRNYIDPRVFKAWTDEVGAEWEKLYTSALQKKFLWVKNENVLWKDIK
- a CDS encoding pirin family protein encodes the protein MTLQVLHRDDLKLGGFAGIREHRLVVDPRVFGNNDTKAWSGIGNFVYLADAKFIPNGETHLHPHKEIDVISVIVDGRISHKGSLEEGSIIEANQVQVQRAGGEGFLHNEVNPDDKENRMIQLWITPEKSGEPAGYKSYSLQQGKIIRVYGGDENQDDTFASKTILDVGLVDAKQTVSIDGEFIAYVTLGKGTLNGQKVTNGDLVRGNELEFHAETNSQIIIVRKI